A region from the Melioribacter roseus P3M-2 genome encodes:
- the sqr gene encoding type III sulfide quinone reductase, selenoprotein subtype, protein MKKLVILGAGTAGTMILNKLYPVLDRNEWQITIVDQFETHYYQPGFLFIPFGIYSKKDVIKPKRDFFPTGVNVCMGEIDKIEPGSNRVLMKDGKVLGYDYLIVATGSKINPGETEGMLGDLWYKKIFDFYTIEGAVALANFFKHWEGGKLVVNITEMPIKCPVAPLEFVFLADWYFTERGIRDKVEIHFVTPLPGAFTKPKASSILGDFLDKKNIKLTTDFSIGRVDNENQKIISWDEREVPFDCLVTIPTNMGDEAIARSGMGDELNFIPTDKHTLVAEGYDNIFVIGDATNLPSSKAGSVAHFEADILFENFIDVIEGRKPRARFDGHANCFIESGFGKGILIDFNYDTEPLPGKFPLPGVGPFSLLEETKMNHYGKVMFRWMYWNFLIKGKELPIESHMSMAGKRL, encoded by the coding sequence ATGAAAAAGTTAGTAATACTTGGCGCCGGCACCGCAGGCACCATGATACTGAATAAACTCTATCCTGTACTCGACAGGAACGAATGGCAGATTACTATAGTCGACCAATTCGAAACACATTACTATCAGCCCGGTTTTCTTTTCATACCCTTCGGTATTTATTCAAAAAAAGACGTAATAAAACCGAAGCGGGATTTCTTTCCCACCGGCGTGAACGTTTGCATGGGGGAAATCGACAAAATCGAACCGGGATCGAACAGGGTCTTGATGAAAGACGGAAAAGTGCTGGGATACGATTATTTAATTGTTGCAACCGGCTCAAAAATTAATCCCGGCGAAACCGAAGGAATGCTCGGAGATTTATGGTACAAAAAGATATTTGATTTCTATACGATCGAAGGAGCCGTAGCTCTGGCTAATTTCTTCAAACACTGGGAAGGCGGCAAACTGGTTGTTAATATTACCGAAATGCCGATCAAATGTCCCGTGGCTCCGCTCGAATTCGTATTTCTGGCAGACTGGTATTTTACAGAAAGGGGAATACGCGACAAAGTTGAAATCCACTTTGTGACTCCGCTGCCGGGCGCGTTCACAAAACCGAAAGCTTCTTCGATTTTAGGAGATTTCCTCGACAAAAAGAATATTAAACTGACAACCGATTTTAGTATCGGGCGCGTGGACAATGAAAACCAGAAAATAATTTCGTGGGACGAAAGAGAAGTCCCGTTCGATTGCCTGGTCACTATTCCGACAAATATGGGAGACGAAGCGATTGCCCGCAGCGGTATGGGCGACGAACTCAATTTTATTCCGACCGACAAACATACGCTTGTTGCCGAAGGATACGACAATATTTTCGTTATCGGCGACGCCACCAATCTGCCCTCTTCGAAAGCCGGTTCAGTCGCTCATTTCGAAGCCGATATTTTGTTCGAAAATTTTATCGACGTTATCGAAGGCAGAAAACCGAGAGCCCGCTTCGACGGACACGCCAACTGTTTTATCGAGTCCGGTTTCGGCAAGGGAATATTAATCGATTTCAACTACGATACCGAACCGCTGCCGGGTAAATTTCCTCTGCCGGGCGTCGGGCCATTTTCGCTCCTGGAAGAAACGAAAATGAATCACTACGGCAAAGTAATGTTCAGATGGATGTACTGGAATTTTCTGATTAAAGGGAAAGAATTACCGATCGAATCGCACATGTCAATGGCAGGCAAGAGGTTATAA
- a CDS encoding MerR family transcriptional regulator, giving the protein MDEPKYTISMAAKLSGISVHTLRMYEREGLIIPFKKSSNQRLYTDRDIERIGCIRSTINEDKINIEGIRRVLALIPCWAIVKCSEKDRKECAAYSGHTKPCWMINHKDNYCSGRDCRQCEVYKSYGNCASIKNKLKELLK; this is encoded by the coding sequence ATGGATGAACCAAAATATACAATAAGCATGGCGGCAAAACTTTCCGGAATTTCAGTGCATACACTAAGAATGTACGAGAGGGAAGGGCTCATAATTCCTTTTAAGAAGTCGAGCAATCAACGTCTTTATACCGACAGGGATATTGAAAGAATCGGTTGTATCCGGAGTACAATAAACGAAGACAAAATCAATATCGAAGGCATAAGGCGAGTCCTGGCTTTAATTCCTTGCTGGGCAATAGTAAAATGCAGCGAGAAAGACCGGAAAGAATGCGCGGCTTATTCCGGTCATACAAAACCGTGCTGGATGATTAATCATAAAGACAACTACTGCTCGGGACGGGACTGCCGTCAATGCGAAGTTTATAAATCTTACGGGAATTGCGCATCGATTAAAAACAAATTAAAGGAATTATTAAAATAA
- a CDS encoding patatin-like phospholipase family protein, with amino-acid sequence MSKLGIALGGGGARGLAHIGVLKTLEKNKIKIHSITGCSMGAIIGGLYAYYGNIDDVESFIESVLNNPRFKELGISKLSESKGALDKNFLEQLFDFIEVRFKAFKSLSSLSYFEEDEAEEMFGVIPDVPIENLKLKFSAVATDLISGEEINFTSGSLRTAIRASSAIPGIFPPVKYKDYLLVDGYTSETVPATKLKELGADRVLAVDVMRQLKYSKAPDNIIDLLYRTEDITSYHLALLKLQEADLVIHPDIKNLSWADFERAGEIIKAGELAAIENLYEIKNWSTGFLLLYGSLSSCDYLREPEIFLFESYPAEAHLTD; translated from the coding sequence GTGTCGAAGTTAGGAATAGCGCTTGGGGGCGGAGGAGCCCGCGGTCTTGCTCACATCGGCGTTCTCAAAACGCTCGAAAAAAACAAGATTAAAATTCATTCTATAACCGGTTGCAGTATGGGCGCAATAATCGGCGGACTCTATGCCTACTACGGCAATATCGACGATGTGGAAAGCTTTATTGAAAGCGTATTGAACAATCCGAGATTCAAGGAACTTGGCATTTCGAAACTAAGCGAATCGAAAGGCGCGCTCGACAAAAATTTTCTGGAACAACTTTTCGATTTTATCGAGGTGCGTTTCAAAGCGTTTAAGTCCCTTTCGAGCCTGTCTTATTTCGAAGAAGACGAAGCCGAAGAAATGTTCGGCGTTATTCCCGACGTGCCGATCGAAAATCTGAAACTGAAGTTTTCCGCGGTGGCGACAGACCTTATCAGCGGGGAAGAAATAAATTTTACAAGCGGGTCGCTGCGTACCGCCATAAGAGCCAGTTCGGCAATTCCGGGAATTTTTCCTCCCGTCAAATATAAAGATTACTTGCTCGTAGACGGCTACACGTCGGAAACCGTCCCGGCTACAAAATTAAAAGAACTCGGCGCCGACCGAGTCCTTGCGGTCGACGTAATGAGGCAACTGAAATATTCCAAAGCGCCCGATAATATTATTGATCTGCTCTACCGGACGGAAGACATTACATCGTATCATCTGGCGCTTTTGAAGTTGCAGGAAGCCGATCTGGTAATTCATCCCGACATAAAAAATTTATCGTGGGCTGATTTTGAGCGAGCCGGAGAAATAATTAAAGCCGGAGAACTTGCGGCAATCGAAAATCTTTATGAAATAAAAAACTGGTCAACCGGTTTCCTCTTACTCTATGGTTCTTTAAGTTCATGCGATTACTTAAGAGAACCTGAAATTTTTCTTTTCGAATCATATCCCGCGGAAGCGCATCTAACCGACTAA
- a CDS encoding NAD(P)/FAD-dependent oxidoreductase has translation MALPKLRNRLLMSAVKTGYGDGNGSITDRHIAFWERRSPHVSAVIFEPFYIDRRVRELPTQIGIDSDDKIEGHRKLIEAVHKNGAFAVAHINHPGRMANPKLEGNIYLSASEIQCPNGGKKPKALTADEIKEVQNQYLRAALRAEKAGYDIIELQFGLGYLIAQFLSPDSNKRTDIYGGSFENRIRFGLEILRLLKENLAIPVIVRLSGDEMYEGGIKLEETIRIAKILEREKADAIHVTSGNVCMSPPWYYQHHFIPKGKNWELSKKIKEAVSIPVIAVGQINEPRDIDAILDSGSADYAAIGRALIADPDFAGKYLNLIGERIRPCSACLTGCLGRIKIGKTLQCEINPTVGRESEIITTEPSKKHYAVVGGGLAGMEAALTLEKRGHNVTLFEKENLGGQFKYAPLPPGKISLQKQIEYYIEEINDSNVSVIYKEAAPEDLIGKYDGVIIATGSKPFIPEIEGMKNYYWAEILLDPPKNKNVLIIGGGSIGVEIASALIDGNNNVTIVEMLDELARDMELITKKLNLLKLKNAGARIFTGSKVTRRLGNDVYITDNNGKETVIEEIDICVVATGMKPDTSLTEKLEGKIPYYIIGDAEKVGDAVSAIQSGYFTAKEL, from the coding sequence ATGGCGCTTCCGAAATTAAGAAACAGATTATTAATGTCCGCCGTCAAAACCGGATACGGAGACGGCAACGGCAGCATTACGGATCGGCATATCGCTTTCTGGGAAAGACGTTCGCCTCATGTGTCGGCCGTTATATTCGAACCGTTCTATATCGATCGAAGAGTTAGAGAACTTCCGACCCAAATAGGCATCGACTCGGACGATAAAATCGAAGGACACAGAAAATTAATCGAAGCCGTTCATAAAAACGGAGCCTTTGCCGTAGCTCATATTAACCACCCGGGCAGAATGGCTAACCCTAAACTCGAAGGAAATATTTACCTGTCTGCCTCGGAAATTCAATGCCCCAACGGGGGCAAAAAACCGAAAGCTCTAACCGCAGATGAAATCAAAGAGGTTCAAAATCAATATTTAAGAGCTGCTTTAAGAGCCGAGAAAGCCGGCTACGATATAATCGAACTTCAATTCGGTCTCGGATATTTAATTGCTCAATTCCTTTCTCCCGACTCAAACAAACGCACAGATATTTACGGCGGCAGTTTCGAAAACCGCATACGGTTCGGACTCGAAATTCTTCGACTCCTGAAAGAAAATCTCGCAATTCCCGTAATTGTCCGTTTGAGCGGAGACGAAATGTACGAAGGCGGAATTAAACTCGAGGAGACGATTCGCATTGCAAAAATACTCGAACGGGAAAAGGCGGATGCAATTCATGTTACATCCGGAAATGTATGTATGAGTCCGCCGTGGTATTATCAGCACCATTTTATTCCGAAAGGAAAAAACTGGGAGTTGTCGAAAAAAATAAAAGAAGCCGTTTCGATTCCCGTGATTGCCGTAGGACAGATTAACGAACCGCGGGATATCGACGCCATTCTCGATTCCGGTTCTGCGGATTATGCGGCAATCGGACGGGCGCTTATAGCCGATCCCGATTTTGCGGGAAAGTATCTTAACCTAATCGGCGAGCGAATCCGTCCATGCAGCGCTTGTCTTACCGGATGTTTAGGAAGAATTAAAATCGGAAAAACTTTGCAATGCGAAATTAATCCCACAGTCGGCAGGGAATCCGAAATTATTACTACCGAGCCCTCTAAAAAACATTATGCCGTTGTCGGAGGCGGCTTAGCCGGAATGGAAGCCGCGCTAACTCTCGAGAAACGCGGTCATAATGTTACTCTGTTCGAAAAAGAAAACCTCGGCGGTCAATTTAAATACGCTCCCCTTCCGCCGGGCAAAATTTCATTGCAAAAACAAATCGAATATTACATCGAAGAAATTAACGACAGCAACGTATCGGTTATCTACAAAGAGGCGGCTCCCGAAGATTTAATAGGAAAATACGACGGCGTAATAATAGCCACCGGTTCAAAACCTTTTATTCCGGAAATCGAAGGGATGAAAAATTATTATTGGGCTGAAATTCTTTTGGATCCCCCTAAAAACAAAAACGTATTGATTATCGGAGGCGGATCAATAGGAGTTGAAATAGCCTCGGCTCTTATCGACGGCAATAACAACGTAACCATTGTAGAAATGCTCGATGAATTGGCGCGCGACATGGAATTAATAACAAAAAAATTAAATCTGCTCAAATTAAAGAACGCCGGAGCGAGAATTTTTACCGGATCCAAAGTAACAAGGCGCTTAGGGAATGATGTCTATATTACGGACAATAACGGCAAAGAAACCGTAATTGAAGAGATAGATATCTGTGTGGTTGCAACGGGAATGAAACCGGACACTTCGCTCACAGAAAAACTGGAAGGCAAAATTCCGTATTATATTATAGGAGACGCCGAAAAAGTCGGCGACGCTGTTTCCGCTATTCAAAGCGGCTACTTTACCGCAAAAGAACTTTAA
- a CDS encoding NifB/NifX family molybdenum-iron cluster-binding protein: MKIIIGSDGNTLESQVSKRFGRAAYYIFYHSDTNSFESFANEEEGHNHENLEKFLEMGIDAFIVGNIGPHAFEMINTPRSSVFLARKMSVKEAIENLLSGKLDKLNEPTVKRSIDHGRKQGHGEGHGYGWRSH, encoded by the coding sequence ATGAAAATAATTATCGGTTCGGACGGAAATACATTGGAAAGCCAGGTTTCAAAAAGATTCGGTCGCGCAGCTTATTATATCTTTTACCACAGCGATACGAACTCTTTCGAAAGCTTTGCCAATGAGGAAGAAGGACACAATCACGAGAATCTGGAAAAATTTCTGGAAATGGGAATCGATGCTTTTATAGTAGGCAATATTGGTCCTCATGCTTTTGAAATGATAAACACTCCTCGCAGCAGCGTATTCCTTGCCAGAAAAATGTCCGTCAAAGAGGCAATCGAAAATTTATTGAGCGGAAAACTCGATAAATTGAACGAACCGACTGTAAAGAGGAGTATCGATCACGGCAGAAAACAAGGTCATGGAGAAGGTCACGGTTACGGCTGGCGCTCTCATTAA
- a CDS encoding MFS transporter, protein MEKVTVTAGALIKEKINFFSLLWHSFWLALAEIFADKNTVLPALILFAGGTQTEVGYLASIMIGVPLLSQLFFAVLLTGKKFKKKFLLIGIYLRISAFAGAASSIFFIDKISTGSFIFLILFWMFLFSISGAFAGISYGDIVGKSFEPSKRKNFFVTKQFIAGAGILSSAFIAKLLLSEIEYPRNYQTAFFSAAAFLFIASLGFWMIKEKPSRVKIKKKTDLFKSVVDEIKNNKTLRGLILISNLAGFSFVTIPFLIGHIKNTFPITKQDVGNFLLIQITGMIVFSFLWKKVLARYSYKGMMKISILFLALIPPASLLINSIDSFYVLFFIIGGAIGSWKIIQEGAIIEISKEESRALYLGVFGSLNLSSMFAPIIYGALIRYIDVSYIFIASSVITAFSFPLIKKLICQVDLNY, encoded by the coding sequence ATGGAGAAGGTCACGGTTACGGCTGGCGCTCTCATTAAAGAAAAAATAAATTTTTTTTCGTTACTCTGGCACTCCTTTTGGCTGGCTCTGGCCGAAATTTTTGCCGACAAAAACACGGTTCTGCCGGCATTGATTCTCTTTGCCGGCGGAACACAGACAGAAGTGGGATACCTCGCTTCGATAATGATCGGCGTTCCTCTGTTGTCGCAATTGTTTTTTGCGGTTCTTTTGACCGGCAAAAAATTCAAAAAGAAATTCCTGCTGATAGGAATTTATTTGCGCATTTCTGCTTTTGCCGGCGCTGCTTCGTCCATTTTTTTTATAGACAAAATTTCGACGGGCTCATTCATTTTTCTTATACTTTTCTGGATGTTTCTTTTTTCTATAAGCGGCGCATTTGCCGGAATCTCTTACGGCGATATTGTAGGCAAAAGTTTTGAACCATCGAAACGCAAAAATTTCTTCGTTACAAAACAATTTATTGCGGGCGCGGGAATTCTCTCATCGGCATTTATAGCAAAATTATTGTTGAGCGAAATCGAATATCCACGAAATTATCAAACGGCGTTTTTCAGCGCCGCTGCCTTCCTTTTTATCGCTTCGCTCGGTTTCTGGATGATAAAAGAAAAACCCTCGCGCGTAAAAATCAAAAAGAAAACCGACTTGTTTAAGAGCGTAGTCGACGAAATTAAGAACAACAAAACTCTCCGCGGATTGATATTAATATCGAATCTTGCAGGTTTTTCTTTTGTAACAATCCCTTTTTTAATAGGCCACATAAAGAATACTTTTCCGATTACGAAACAAGACGTGGGAAATTTTTTGCTCATACAAATAACAGGAATGATTGTCTTCAGTTTTTTGTGGAAAAAAGTATTAGCCCGTTATTCGTACAAAGGAATGATGAAAATAAGCATACTGTTCCTGGCGTTGATACCGCCGGCGTCTTTACTAATTAACTCGATCGATTCCTTCTATGTGCTGTTTTTCATTATCGGCGGCGCTATCGGTTCCTGGAAGATTATACAGGAAGGCGCAATTATCGAAATATCGAAAGAAGAAAGCAGAGCTCTCTATCTCGGCGTTTTCGGCTCTCTTAATTTATCGTCGATGTTTGCTCCTATAATTTACGGCGCTCTAATTCGCTACATAGACGTATCGTACATTTTTATTGCTTCCTCGGTTATTACAGCTTTTTCATTTCCGCTGATAAAAAAGCTGATTTGTCAGGTTGACTTAAATTATTAA
- a CDS encoding sodium:proton antiporter produces the protein MDAHHVSIPILSIIPFVLMLLSIAVFPLFWEHFWENNRNKLIIAVILSIPTTIYLLSAGLSHELVEIMVFDYIPFIILLGALFTITGGIYLSGDIEATPKVNSIFLGIGAILASFMGTTGAAMLLIRPVIQTNKERNFKVHTILFFIAIVANCGGLLTPLGDPPLFMMYLRGAPFTWFFKLVPEWLFSNLLLIIIYFIVDSYYHKKEPQQALKIDKENQRPIKLEGKLNFVWLIGVVLSVAFLNEQYLHFIKENEYYKFIREAVILGMAILSLLFTPKLTRQSNNFTWEPIKEVAYLFLGIFITMVPALLYLETNAHQLGVSLAHQFYYYTGALSSFLDNTPTAVTFHSLALGLGIESGNLVAGIPEELLKAISVAAVLFGSMTYIGNGPNFMVKAVAEENNIKMPSFFAYMYKFSLIILLPVFILIQLLFI, from the coding sequence ATGGACGCTCATCATGTATCTATCCCGATATTAAGTATTATTCCTTTTGTATTAATGCTTCTATCGATTGCAGTATTTCCGCTCTTTTGGGAACACTTTTGGGAAAACAATCGCAACAAACTTATTATCGCTGTCATTTTGAGTATACCCACAACGATTTATCTCCTATCTGCCGGGCTATCTCATGAATTGGTAGAAATAATGGTCTTCGACTATATTCCGTTTATAATTTTATTGGGAGCGCTTTTTACAATTACTGGCGGAATTTATTTATCCGGGGATATCGAAGCGACTCCGAAAGTCAATTCGATTTTTCTGGGTATAGGCGCTATTCTGGCTTCATTTATGGGAACAACGGGCGCGGCTATGTTATTGATTCGTCCGGTAATTCAAACAAATAAAGAAAGAAATTTTAAGGTACATACAATATTGTTTTTTATAGCAATTGTTGCCAATTGCGGCGGACTGCTCACTCCTTTAGGAGATCCTCCGCTTTTTATGATGTATTTGCGAGGAGCTCCTTTCACCTGGTTTTTCAAATTGGTACCCGAATGGCTTTTTTCAAATTTGTTGCTGATTATAATTTATTTTATTGTGGACAGTTATTATCATAAAAAGGAACCTCAACAAGCATTAAAAATAGACAAAGAAAATCAAAGACCTATCAAGCTCGAAGGGAAATTGAATTTTGTATGGCTGATCGGTGTAGTATTGTCTGTGGCTTTTCTGAACGAACAATACCTTCATTTTATAAAAGAAAACGAATACTATAAATTCATCCGTGAAGCCGTTATTCTCGGCATGGCTATTCTTTCTCTCTTATTTACTCCAAAACTCACCCGTCAGTCTAACAACTTTACCTGGGAACCGATTAAAGAAGTAGCATATCTTTTCTTGGGTATTTTTATAACTATGGTTCCCGCGCTTTTGTATCTCGAAACAAACGCTCATCAATTGGGCGTATCGCTGGCTCATCAGTTTTACTATTACACAGGAGCGCTCAGCAGTTTCCTCGACAATACACCAACAGCCGTAACGTTTCATTCATTGGCGCTGGGATTGGGCATTGAAAGCGGCAATTTAGTAGCGGGAATTCCCGAAGAATTGTTGAAAGCTATTTCTGTGGCTGCGGTACTCTTCGGCAGTATGACATACATCGGCAACGGTCCGAATTTTATGGTTAAAGCCGTAGCCGAGGAAAACAATATAAAAATGCCGAGCTTTTTCGCTTATATGTATAAATTCTCGCTTATTATTCTTCTGCCGGTATTTATTCTTATTCAATTGCTTTTCATCTGA
- a CDS encoding asparaginase produces MKNILIIFTGGTFSMKIDRETNSAVPYYHGEELLKIIPEADKKANISVYEFGNYPGPHMTPELMLELSEIVKKYINQNDTDGIIITHGTDTLEETAYFLDLTVKTEKPIVVIGAMKTSSEPDWDGPKNLLDAISIINNPNSGNMGVLVCLNGEINAASEVTKTHTEDIETFHSLDFGSLGFVENDRVIFNRLPRKLETFETAKINSNVDLIKVYAGMNEKFFKFSADSGADGLVVEAMGVGNVPPKAFEGIKYVIEKGIPVVLVSRCPAGETLDIYGYEGAGKWLKKAGVIFSDYLNGQKARIKLIVCLGITNEIAKLRSMFEDEQ; encoded by the coding sequence GTGAAAAATATTTTGATAATTTTTACCGGCGGCACCTTTTCGATGAAGATCGACAGGGAAACAAATTCGGCCGTGCCATATTACCATGGCGAAGAGCTCCTCAAAATCATTCCGGAAGCCGATAAGAAAGCCAATATATCCGTCTATGAATTCGGCAACTATCCCGGACCGCATATGACTCCGGAATTAATGCTCGAGTTGTCGGAAATTGTAAAGAAGTATATAAATCAAAACGATACTGATGGAATTATTATTACGCACGGGACAGACACACTCGAAGAGACAGCCTACTTTCTCGATCTCACGGTAAAAACGGAAAAACCGATAGTGGTAATAGGCGCTATGAAAACAAGCTCGGAGCCGGATTGGGACGGGCCGAAGAACCTGCTCGACGCCATATCGATTATTAATAATCCCAACAGCGGAAATATGGGCGTGCTTGTCTGTTTGAACGGCGAAATTAATGCCGCAAGCGAAGTAACGAAAACTCATACCGAAGATATCGAAACATTTCACAGTCTCGATTTCGGTTCGCTCGGATTTGTCGAAAACGACAGGGTGATTTTTAACAGGCTGCCAAGGAAACTTGAAACGTTCGAGACGGCGAAAATCAATTCAAACGTAGATTTGATAAAAGTATATGCCGGAATGAACGAAAAATTTTTCAAATTTTCAGCCGACAGCGGCGCCGACGGGCTGGTAGTCGAAGCTATGGGAGTTGGCAACGTTCCCCCGAAAGCGTTCGAAGGTATAAAGTACGTTATTGAAAAAGGCATCCCGGTGGTATTGGTTTCCAGATGCCCGGCCGGCGAAACTCTCGACATATACGGCTACGAAGGAGCGGGAAAATGGCTAAAAAAGGCGGGAGTTATTTTTTCCGATTACTTGAACGGGCAAAAAGCCAGAATAAAATTGATTGTTTGTCTCGGCATTACTAACGAAATAGCTAAATTGAGATCGATGTTCGAAGATGAACAATAA